Proteins from a single region of Ensifer adhaerens:
- a CDS encoding GlsB/YeaQ/YmgE family stress response membrane protein encodes MSVNGVGILAAIIVGGLAGWLAEKFMGSSMGLIMNILLGIIGAVVLNFVLAAFGMAYAGWVAYLVIGFIGACLLIAAGRVVKR; translated from the coding sequence ATGAGCGTGAACGGCGTCGGTATTCTGGCTGCGATCATCGTCGGCGGGTTGGCCGGGTGGCTCGCGGAGAAGTTCATGGGCAGCAGCATGGGGCTGATCATGAACATATTGCTCGGCATCATCGGTGCGGTGGTGCTGAATTTTGTGCTGGCGGCCTTCGGCATGGCCTATGCCGGCTGGGTAGCCTACCTGGTCATCGGCTTTATCGGCGCTTGCCTGTTGATTGCCGCTGGTCGAGTCGTAAAACGATAG
- the lipA gene encoding lipoyl synthase → MVTVFDAVSDRAQRVRHPEKAHKPDTEVMRKPEWIRVKAPMSKGYQETRELVRSHKLVTVCEEAGCPNIGECWDKKHATFMIMGEICTRACAFCNVATGKPNALDMEEPANIAKAVKQMGLSHVVITSVDRDDLEDGGAEHFEKVIWAIREASPATTIEILTPDFLKKPGALERVVAAKPDVFNHNMETVPGNYLTVRPGARYFHSVRLLQRVKELDPTMFTKSGIMVGLGEERNEVLQLMDDLRTADVDFLTIGQYLQPTRKHHKVEKFVTPEEFKSYETVAYTKGFLMVSSSPLTRSSHHAGDDFARLRAAREKKLQAAE, encoded by the coding sequence ATGGTAACGGTATTCGATGCCGTCTCTGACCGGGCGCAACGCGTCCGCCACCCGGAAAAGGCGCACAAGCCCGATACGGAAGTGATGCGCAAGCCGGAGTGGATCCGCGTCAAGGCGCCGATGTCCAAGGGCTACCAGGAGACGCGCGAGCTGGTGCGGTCGCACAAGCTGGTGACAGTGTGCGAGGAAGCCGGGTGCCCGAACATCGGCGAATGCTGGGACAAGAAGCACGCCACCTTCATGATCATGGGCGAGATCTGTACCCGCGCCTGCGCCTTCTGCAATGTCGCGACCGGCAAGCCGAATGCGCTCGACATGGAAGAGCCGGCCAACATCGCCAAGGCCGTCAAGCAGATGGGCCTCAGCCACGTTGTCATCACCTCCGTCGACCGTGACGATCTGGAAGACGGTGGTGCCGAACACTTCGAGAAGGTCATCTGGGCGATCCGCGAAGCGTCGCCGGCGACGACCATCGAGATCCTGACACCGGACTTCCTGAAGAAGCCGGGCGCTCTGGAGCGTGTCGTCGCCGCCAAGCCCGACGTCTTCAACCACAACATGGAAACGGTGCCGGGCAATTATCTGACGGTCCGCCCGGGCGCACGCTACTTCCATTCCGTGCGCCTGCTGCAGCGGGTCAAGGAACTCGATCCGACAATGTTCACCAAGTCCGGTATCATGGTCGGCCTCGGCGAAGAGCGCAACGAAGTGCTGCAACTGATGGACGACCTCAGGACCGCCGACGTCGACTTCCTGACGATCGGCCAGTATCTGCAGCCGACGCGCAAGCACCACAAGGTCGAGAAATTCGTGACGCCCGAGGAGTTCAAGTCCTACGAGACCGTCGCCTATACCAAGGGCTTCCTGATGGTTTCGTCGAGCCCGCTGACGCGCTCCTCGCACCATGCCGGTGACGACTTCGCCCGCCTCAGGGCGGCTCGGGAGAAGAAGCTGCAGGCCGCCGAGTAA
- a CDS encoding AAA family ATPase: protein MPRHISSWDDAALQLRGAQRILVIGCSGSGKSTLSRHLSGRLDLPHLSMDREFFWLPGWQLRPRQEMLALISRAAAGERWIMDGTSPKTLPLRLPRTQMVIWMRPPRWVSLRGVLWRWFAYWKKTRPDMADDCPEKVDLEFLRYIWNFEKRDAVEIETQLAGRADLPVLVLKSHAETALLLAKIEWGD from the coding sequence ATGCCGCGACACATCAGCAGCTGGGACGATGCGGCGTTGCAGCTCAGAGGCGCGCAGCGCATCCTTGTGATCGGCTGCTCCGGCAGCGGCAAGAGTACGCTTTCCCGTCACCTGTCTGGACGGCTCGACCTGCCGCATCTGTCAATGGACCGGGAATTCTTCTGGCTGCCGGGATGGCAACTGCGGCCGCGGCAGGAAATGCTTGCCCTGATCTCCAGGGCTGCGGCCGGCGAACGCTGGATCATGGATGGTACCAGTCCGAAGACGCTGCCGCTCCGCCTTCCGCGCACGCAAATGGTGATCTGGATGCGGCCGCCGCGCTGGGTTTCGCTTCGCGGTGTGCTCTGGCGCTGGTTCGCCTACTGGAAAAAGACCCGCCCGGATATGGCCGACGATTGTCCGGAGAAGGTCGATCTCGAATTCCTTCGCTACATCTGGAACTTCGAGAAAAGGGATGCGGTTGAGATCGAGACGCAGCTGGCCGGTCGCGCCGACCTGCCGGTTCTCGTGTTGAAATCGCACGCGGAAACGGCGTTACTACTTGCGAAGATAGAGTGGGGCGACTAG
- a CDS encoding type II toxin-antitoxin system RatA family toxin, with product MPHFETNHVVKHTADQMFDLVADVERYPEFLPLCEALTVRTRKERDGKVLLLADMTVGYKAIRETFTTQVLLNKAERAIDVKYIDGPFKYLDNRWRFEPSGEGQSAVHFYIDYEFKSRILGALMGSMFDRAFRMFSDAFEKRADKIYSA from the coding sequence ATGCCGCATTTCGAAACCAACCACGTCGTCAAGCATACCGCCGACCAGATGTTCGATCTCGTCGCCGATGTCGAGCGCTATCCCGAGTTCCTGCCGCTCTGCGAGGCACTGACGGTGCGCACGCGCAAGGAGCGCGACGGCAAGGTGCTGCTACTGGCCGACATGACCGTCGGCTACAAGGCGATCCGCGAGACCTTCACGACACAGGTGCTACTGAACAAGGCCGAGCGCGCGATCGACGTCAAATACATCGATGGGCCGTTCAAGTATCTCGACAACCGCTGGCGCTTCGAGCCCTCGGGCGAAGGGCAGTCGGCCGTGCATTTCTACATCGACTACGAGTTCAAGAGCCGCATCCTCGGTGCGCTGATGGGCTCGATGTTCGACCGCGCCTTCCGCATGTTCTCGGACGCCTTCGAAAAGCGCGCCGACAAGATCTATTCCGCCTGA
- a CDS encoding CinA family protein, whose product MWPADIEVKAGEIIARFTARGLKVATAESCTGGLIAGALTEISGSSAVVDRGFVTYSNEAKVAMLGVETTTLAAHGAVSRDTAIEMARGAVSHSAADFAVAVTGIAGPSGGSAEKPVGLVHLAASGRNGQMLHREMRYGDIGRSSVRLETVRTALEMLREIAQAE is encoded by the coding sequence ATGTGGCCTGCCGATATCGAAGTCAAGGCCGGTGAAATCATCGCCAGGTTCACGGCACGGGGCCTCAAGGTCGCCACCGCCGAATCCTGCACCGGCGGCCTGATCGCCGGGGCGCTAACCGAGATTTCCGGTTCGTCCGCGGTCGTCGATCGGGGCTTCGTCACCTACTCCAACGAAGCGAAGGTCGCCATGCTCGGCGTGGAGACTACGACGCTTGCAGCCCACGGCGCTGTTTCGCGGGACACTGCAATCGAAATGGCGCGTGGTGCGGTCTCGCATTCGGCAGCGGATTTCGCCGTTGCCGTCACCGGCATTGCCGGCCCTAGTGGCGGCTCGGCCGAGAAGCCCGTTGGTCTCGTGCACCTTGCGGCATCAGGGCGCAACGGCCAGATGCTGCACCGGGAGATGCGCTATGGCGATATCGGCCGCAGCAGCGTTCGGCTTGAGACCGTCCGCACCGCGCTCGAAATGCTCAGGGAAATCGCTCAGGCGGAATAG
- a CDS encoding bifunctional 2-C-methyl-D-erythritol 4-phosphate cytidylyltransferase/2-C-methyl-D-erythritol 2,4-cyclodiphosphate synthase — translation MRDLIQKMQPQEQLKCGVVIVAAGRGERAGQSAEGPKQYRTIGGRPVIAHTLDTFATWPGAGPIVVVIHPDDEALFDAARKRAVAGDVIIVHGGATRQISVLAGLEALAETGAGYVMIHDAVRPFADHALLSRCAAALDGEVKAVLPAVAVADTLKRAGKDGVVLETVPRDGLYGAQTPQTFDLPAILAAHRDASKSGRTDFTDDASIAEWAGLKVVLVEGTVDNVKLTLKRDIAMADEKLKRTALPDVRTGNGYDVHQLIEGDGVTLCGVFIPHSKKLSGHSDADVALHALTDALLATCGAGDIGDHFPPSDPQWKGAPSRIFLEHAARIVRERGGIITNADVSLIAEAPKVGPHRLTMRENLADMLGISLDRCSVKATTNERLGFVGRDEGIAAIATATVVYGNLA, via the coding sequence ATGCGGGACCTCATACAGAAGATGCAGCCTCAAGAACAGCTTAAGTGCGGCGTGGTGATCGTTGCGGCCGGACGCGGCGAACGCGCCGGGCAATCCGCCGAAGGCCCGAAGCAGTATCGAACCATCGGCGGCCGCCCCGTTATCGCCCATACGCTTGACACTTTCGCGACATGGCCGGGCGCTGGCCCGATCGTCGTCGTCATCCACCCGGACGACGAGGCTTTGTTCGATGCTGCACGCAAACGCGCTGTGGCCGGCGATGTAATCATCGTGCATGGTGGCGCGACCCGGCAGATCTCCGTGCTCGCCGGCCTCGAGGCCCTGGCTGAAACCGGCGCCGGCTATGTGATGATCCACGATGCGGTCCGTCCCTTTGCCGATCACGCACTGCTTTCGCGCTGCGCCGCCGCGCTCGACGGCGAGGTCAAAGCCGTGTTGCCGGCGGTCGCCGTCGCCGACACGCTGAAGCGCGCGGGCAAGGATGGCGTCGTGCTGGAGACGGTGCCGCGCGACGGTCTCTACGGCGCGCAGACACCGCAGACATTTGATCTTCCGGCCATTCTTGCTGCTCACCGGGATGCATCCAAGAGCGGCCGCACTGACTTTACAGACGATGCCTCGATCGCCGAATGGGCCGGCCTCAAAGTCGTCCTCGTCGAGGGCACGGTCGACAATGTCAAGCTTACGCTGAAAAGGGATATCGCCATGGCCGACGAGAAACTCAAGCGCACCGCCCTGCCCGATGTGCGCACGGGCAACGGTTACGACGTGCACCAGTTGATCGAGGGCGACGGCGTGACACTCTGCGGTGTGTTCATTCCACACTCGAAAAAGCTCTCGGGTCATTCCGATGCCGATGTGGCGCTGCACGCGCTCACCGACGCGCTGCTTGCCACCTGTGGCGCCGGCGATATCGGTGACCATTTCCCGCCATCCGACCCGCAATGGAAGGGCGCGCCTTCGCGGATCTTCCTCGAACATGCTGCACGGATCGTGCGCGAGCGTGGCGGCATCATCACCAATGCGGACGTTTCCCTGATCGCGGAAGCACCGAAGGTAGGGCCGCACCGTTTGACGATGCGCGAAAACCTCGCTGACATGCTGGGGATTTCGCTCGACCGCTGCTCGGTGAAGGCGACGACCAACGAACGCCTCGGCTTCGTTGGCCGAGATGAAGGCATTGCCGCCATTGCCACAGCCACCGTCGTTTATGGGAACCTTGCGTGA
- the dusB gene encoding tRNA dihydrouridine synthase DusB — MCLKDMHLPIPALSSPLRIGTIELRNRVALAPMSGVTDLPFRRLAWRYGAGFVVTEMVASRELVGNAQESWVRLKNSGIKPHIVQLAGREAHWMAEAAKIAADNGADIIDINMGCPAKKVTGGYSGSALMRDPDHALSLVEATVNAVDVPVTLKMRLGWDENSINAPLIAKRAEDAGVKAITVHGRTRMQFYNGKADWDAIRRVREVITVPLVANGDVETIADAEEILRRSGADAVMAGRSSQGRPWHIGLLAGAVEHPSQPEIADIFAEHYEMMLEFYGVDVAVRHARKHVAWYLDRFAPDIAGTEKAAILTSTDARFVCDKARAVILDAAPAKLVGEAVAEGIAA; from the coding sequence ATGTGCCTGAAAGATATGCATTTGCCAATTCCGGCTCTTTCGTCTCCGCTCCGGATCGGGACTATCGAACTCCGCAATCGCGTTGCGCTCGCCCCCATGTCCGGCGTTACCGACCTGCCGTTCCGGCGGCTTGCATGGCGTTATGGCGCAGGCTTCGTCGTGACCGAGATGGTTGCAAGCCGTGAGCTGGTCGGAAATGCCCAGGAATCCTGGGTGCGTCTCAAGAACTCGGGCATCAAGCCGCACATCGTCCAGTTGGCCGGCCGTGAGGCCCATTGGATGGCGGAGGCCGCCAAGATCGCTGCAGACAATGGCGCCGATATCATCGACATCAACATGGGTTGCCCGGCCAAGAAGGTGACGGGTGGCTACTCCGGCTCGGCGCTCATGCGCGATCCCGATCACGCCCTGTCGCTGGTGGAGGCGACGGTGAATGCCGTTGATGTGCCGGTGACATTGAAGATGCGGCTCGGCTGGGACGAAAACTCGATCAACGCGCCGCTGATTGCCAAGCGCGCTGAGGACGCCGGGGTAAAGGCGATCACCGTGCATGGCCGCACGCGCATGCAGTTTTACAACGGCAAGGCGGATTGGGATGCCATTCGCCGGGTCCGCGAGGTCATTACAGTCCCGCTGGTCGCCAATGGCGATGTGGAGACGATTGCTGACGCGGAAGAGATTCTTCGGCGGTCGGGCGCTGACGCCGTCATGGCCGGGCGGTCATCGCAGGGCCGACCTTGGCACATCGGCCTTCTCGCCGGCGCTGTCGAGCACCCGTCGCAGCCGGAAATCGCCGATATCTTTGCGGAGCACTACGAAATGATGCTCGAATTCTATGGCGTCGACGTCGCCGTGCGGCACGCGCGCAAACATGTCGCCTGGTACCTTGATCGCTTTGCTCCCGACATCGCAGGTACGGAAAAGGCGGCGATCCTGACATCGACCGATGCGCGGTTCGTCTGCGACAAGGCACGCGCCGTGATACTCGACGCGGCGCCGGCCAAGCTCGTTGGCGAGGCGGTCGCAGAAGGGATTGCCGCATGA
- a CDS encoding two-component system sensor histidine kinase NtrB, with amino-acid sequence MTEKPSIPDAAANSLSMSVLNAIQNPVILVDANGLVAFANWEAESFFGASANHLARHNISAFIPFGSPLLTLIEQVRERKAPVNEYRVDLSSPRLGADKLVDLYVAPVLSEPGAVVVVFQERSMADKIDRQLTHRGAARSVTGLASMLAHEIKNPLSGIRGAAQLLETSVNDEDRALTRLICDETDRIVSLVDRMEVFSDERPVDRVPLNIHSVLDHVKAIAKAGFARHIKFAENYDPSLPPVYANRDQLVQVFLNLIKNAAEAIGDRSDGEIVLTTAYRPGIRLSVAGTREKISLPLEFCVHDNGPGVPSDLLPLLFDPFITTKTNGSGLGLALVAKIIGAHGGIVECDSQQNRTTFRVLMPASKGQAADEDDMPMTKGNLA; translated from the coding sequence ATGACCGAGAAACCGAGCATTCCCGATGCAGCCGCCAACAGTCTGTCGATGTCAGTTCTGAACGCCATTCAGAACCCCGTGATTTTGGTCGATGCCAATGGTTTGGTGGCGTTTGCCAACTGGGAAGCCGAATCGTTTTTCGGCGCCAGCGCCAACCATCTGGCGCGGCACAACATCAGCGCCTTCATCCCCTTCGGCAGTCCGCTGCTGACCCTGATCGAGCAGGTGCGCGAGCGCAAAGCGCCGGTGAATGAGTACCGCGTCGACCTGAGTTCGCCGCGTCTCGGCGCCGACAAGCTTGTTGATCTCTATGTCGCCCCGGTTCTTTCCGAGCCCGGTGCGGTCGTCGTCGTCTTTCAGGAGCGCTCGATGGCCGACAAGATCGACAGGCAACTGACCCATCGCGGCGCTGCCCGTTCGGTGACGGGGCTTGCCTCGATGCTGGCGCACGAAATCAAGAACCCGCTGTCGGGCATCCGCGGCGCAGCCCAACTGCTGGAAACCTCCGTCAATGACGAAGACAGGGCACTGACACGGCTGATCTGTGATGAGACCGACCGCATTGTCTCGCTGGTCGATCGCATGGAGGTGTTTTCCGACGAGCGCCCGGTGGATCGTGTGCCGCTAAACATCCATTCGGTGCTCGACCATGTGAAGGCGATCGCCAAGGCAGGCTTTGCTCGACACATCAAGTTCGCAGAGAACTACGATCCGTCCCTGCCGCCCGTTTATGCCAACCGCGACCAACTGGTTCAGGTGTTCCTGAACCTGATCAAGAATGCGGCCGAAGCGATCGGCGACCGCAGCGATGGCGAAATCGTGCTGACGACGGCCTATAGGCCGGGCATCCGCCTGTCGGTCGCCGGGACGCGCGAGAAAATCTCGTTGCCGCTGGAGTTCTGCGTGCACGACAATGGGCCGGGCGTCCCGTCCGACCTGCTGCCGCTGCTCTTCGATCCTTTCATCACCACAAAGACCAATGGTTCCGGCCTGGGGCTCGCGCTGGTCGCCAAGATCATCGGTGCCCACGGCGGCATCGTCGAATGCGACAGCCAGCAGAACCGCACGACTTTCCGTGTCCTGATGCCGGCCTCCAAAGGCCAGGCAGCGGATGAAGACGACATGCCGATGACAAAAGGAAACCTTGCATGA
- the ntrC gene encoding nitrogen regulation protein NR(I), whose product MTGATILVADDDAAIRTVLNQALSRAGYDVRITSNAATLWRWIAAGDGDLVVTDVVMPDENAFDLLPRIKKARPDLPVLVMSAQNTFMTAIKASEKGAYDYLPKPFDLTELIGIIGRALSEPKRRPAKLDDDTQDGMPLVGRSAAMQEIYRVLARLMQTDLTLMITGESGTGKELVARALHDYGKRRNGPFVAINMAAIPRDLIESELFGHEKGAFTGAQVRSTGRFEQAEGGTLFLDEIGDMPMDAQTRLLRVLQQGEYTTVGGRTPIRSDVRIVAATNKDLKQSINQGLFREDLYYRLNVVPLRLPPLRDRAEDIPDLVRHFVQQAEKEGLDVKRFDHEALELMKAHAWPGNVRELENLVRRLTALYPQDVITREIIENELRSEIPDSPIEKTAVRPGSLTISQAVEENMRQYFASFGEALPPAGLYDRVLAEMEYPLILAALTATRGNQIKAADLLGLNRNTLRKKIRELGVSVYRSSRSA is encoded by the coding sequence ATGACGGGTGCCACGATCCTCGTTGCGGATGACGATGCCGCCATTCGTACCGTGCTGAACCAGGCGCTGAGCCGCGCCGGCTACGATGTCCGCATCACCTCCAATGCAGCGACGCTGTGGCGCTGGATCGCAGCGGGCGACGGCGACCTCGTCGTGACCGATGTTGTCATGCCCGATGAGAATGCCTTCGATCTCCTGCCGCGCATCAAGAAGGCGCGCCCCGATCTGCCCGTGCTGGTCATGAGCGCCCAAAACACCTTCATGACGGCGATCAAGGCTTCGGAGAAGGGCGCCTACGACTATCTGCCCAAACCCTTCGACTTGACCGAATTGATCGGCATCATCGGTCGGGCGCTGTCGGAGCCCAAGCGCCGACCGGCCAAGCTCGACGACGACACCCAGGACGGTATGCCTTTGGTTGGCCGTTCGGCGGCGATGCAGGAAATCTACCGGGTGCTGGCGCGCCTGATGCAGACGGATCTGACCCTGATGATCACCGGCGAGTCCGGTACCGGCAAGGAACTCGTCGCCCGCGCGCTGCACGATTATGGCAAACGTCGCAACGGCCCGTTCGTCGCGATCAACATGGCGGCGATCCCGCGCGACCTGATCGAATCGGAGCTTTTCGGCCACGAGAAGGGCGCCTTCACTGGCGCCCAGGTGCGTTCGACCGGTCGTTTTGAGCAGGCCGAGGGCGGCACGCTGTTCCTCGATGAAATCGGCGACATGCCGATGGACGCTCAGACCCGTCTCCTGCGCGTGCTGCAACAGGGCGAGTACACGACCGTTGGCGGTCGTACGCCGATCCGTTCGGACGTGCGCATCGTGGCGGCGACCAACAAGGACCTGAAGCAATCGATCAATCAGGGCCTGTTCCGCGAAGACCTCTATTATCGCCTCAACGTCGTGCCGCTGCGTCTGCCCCCGCTGCGTGACCGCGCGGAGGATATTCCCGATCTGGTTCGCCACTTTGTCCAGCAGGCCGAAAAGGAAGGGCTGGACGTCAAGCGCTTCGATCATGAAGCGCTGGAACTGATGAAGGCTCATGCCTGGCCCGGCAATGTGCGCGAATTGGAAAACCTGGTGCGGCGCCTCACGGCACTTTATCCACAGGACGTGATCACGCGCGAGATCATCGAAAACGAGTTGCGTTCCGAGATACCGGACAGCCCGATTGAAAAGACCGCGGTGCGGCCCGGATCGCTCACCATTTCGCAGGCTGTCGAAGAAAACATGCGCCAGTATTTTGCAAGCTTCGGCGAAGCTTTGCCTCCGGCCGGCCTATATGATCGCGTGCTTGCCGAAATGGAGTATCCGTTGATCCTTGCGGCGCTTACCGCAACCCGTGGTAACCAGATCAAGGCGGCCGATTTGCTCGGCCTCAACCGTAACACGCTGCGCAAGAAAATCCGCGAACTCGGCGTTTCGGTCTATCGCAGCTCGCGCAGCGCTTGA
- a CDS encoding sensor histidine kinase NtrY-like, translated as MVDAMALPLGTDEGLAAQDRRASFALPGLMLATGALICATVSLLVLLGLTPIRLERNVVIACAAINSLFVVGLIYLIAREILRLLRARSKGRAAARLHVRIVALFSIVAITPAVLVAIFASITLDVGLDRWFSLRTQAIVRSSINVAQAYVLENASYLQGQTVSMANDLERNRQLYSLDRTGFTELMTRQARGRGMLGAFLVRADGSAIIQANISTDRPLPSIPPDALKSSVSGQPTLIPPGVTNLVGAVIPLDDIPGTYLYTVRNVDPEVMRSLRLMEENTAEYKMLEAGRTFTQIAFGVLYIGFALIVLLAAIWTAIAVADRIVRPIRQLIGAADSVASGNLDVVVPVRAVDGDVGNLSRTFNKMVSEIRSQQEQILEAKDEVDHRRRFIEAVLSGVTAAVIGVGRDRQITIANSFSEEFLKKAAPELLGADLRTVAPEVEEVLVEAESRHRNDYRKQINIMRGGTERTLNVQVTREEGGEANESYVITIDDITDLVIAQRSTAWADVARRIAHEIKNPLTPIQLSAERLKRRYGKQINQDDKAIFDQCTDTIVRQVEDIGRMVDEFSAFARMPKPTKEKADLRAILKDAMFLREMGNNHIDFVRDLGEEPLEGLFDGRMLGQAFGNIVKNAVESIEAVPADAVRGHPRIVARARTDVATGRFVVDIIDNGKGLPTENRHRILEPYMTMREKGTGLGLAIVKKIIEDHGGQLELHDAPADFDGGVGAMIRVVLPPAGETGGEDSLKDKGASDGR; from the coding sequence ATGGTGGACGCAATGGCCTTGCCGCTGGGCACAGATGAGGGACTCGCGGCGCAGGACCGGCGCGCGTCCTTTGCCCTGCCGGGGCTGATGCTGGCAACCGGCGCCTTGATCTGCGCCACCGTATCGCTGCTCGTCCTTCTCGGATTGACGCCGATACGCCTCGAGAGAAATGTCGTCATCGCCTGCGCTGCGATCAACAGCCTGTTCGTCGTCGGCCTCATCTACCTGATCGCTCGCGAAATCCTGCGGCTGCTGCGCGCCCGTAGCAAAGGCCGCGCCGCTGCACGCCTGCACGTGCGCATCGTTGCCCTGTTTTCGATCGTGGCGATCACGCCTGCGGTTCTTGTGGCGATCTTTGCCAGCATCACACTCGACGTCGGCCTCGATCGGTGGTTTTCGCTGCGAACCCAGGCGATCGTCCGCTCCTCGATCAACGTCGCCCAGGCCTATGTGCTCGAGAATGCCAGCTATCTGCAGGGCCAGACCGTGTCGATGGCGAACGACCTCGAACGCAACCGCCAGCTCTACAGCCTTGACCGCACCGGTTTCACCGAACTGATGACCCGTCAGGCGCGTGGCCGCGGCATGCTTGGCGCCTTCCTGGTTCGTGCTGACGGCAGCGCTATTATTCAGGCCAACATTTCCACGGACCGTCCGCTGCCCTCCATTCCGCCGGACGCGCTGAAGAGCTCGGTATCCGGTCAGCCGACACTGATACCGCCGGGGGTCACCAACCTTGTCGGAGCGGTTATCCCGCTCGACGACATCCCGGGCACCTATCTCTACACGGTTCGCAATGTCGATCCGGAAGTGATGCGCTCGCTGCGGCTGATGGAAGAGAACACGGCCGAGTACAAGATGCTTGAGGCCGGTCGAACCTTCACGCAGATCGCCTTCGGTGTTCTCTATATCGGGTTTGCGCTCATCGTTCTCCTGGCCGCGATCTGGACCGCCATCGCCGTTGCCGACCGGATCGTCCGGCCAATTCGCCAGTTGATCGGCGCTGCCGATAGCGTCGCTTCCGGCAATCTCGATGTTGTCGTGCCGGTCCGCGCCGTCGACGGCGACGTTGGTAACCTGTCGCGCACCTTCAACAAGATGGTTTCGGAGATCCGCAGTCAGCAGGAGCAGATCCTGGAGGCAAAGGACGAAGTCGATCATCGTCGCCGCTTCATCGAGGCCGTGCTCTCCGGCGTGACGGCGGCGGTCATCGGTGTCGGGCGCGATCGACAGATCACCATTGCCAACTCGTTTTCCGAAGAGTTCCTGAAGAAGGCGGCCCCTGAGCTTCTCGGCGCGGACCTGCGCACGGTGGCGCCGGAGGTCGAAGAGGTTCTGGTGGAGGCCGAAAGCCGCCATCGCAACGACTACCGCAAGCAGATCAACATCATGCGCGGCGGAACCGAGCGGACGCTGAACGTTCAGGTGACGCGCGAAGAGGGTGGCGAAGCGAACGAATCATATGTCATCACCATCGATGACATTACCGATCTCGTTATCGCCCAGCGCTCGACTGCCTGGGCCGATGTGGCGCGCCGCATTGCGCACGAGATCAAGAACCCGCTGACGCCGATCCAGCTCTCTGCCGAGCGGCTGAAGCGCCGTTACGGCAAGCAGATCAACCAGGACGACAAGGCTATCTTCGACCAGTGCACCGATACGATCGTGCGCCAGGTGGAAGATATCGGCCGCATGGTGGACGAGTTCTCGGCCTTTGCTCGCATGCCGAAGCCGACCAAGGAGAAAGCGGATCTCCGCGCGATCCTGAAGGATGCGATGTTCCTGCGCGAGATGGGCAACAATCACATCGATTTCGTGCGGGACCTCGGCGAAGAGCCGCTCGAGGGCCTGTTCGACGGGCGCATGCTCGGTCAGGCCTTCGGCAACATCGTCAAGAACGCGGTCGAGTCGATCGAGGCGGTGCCGGCCGATGCGGTGCGTGGCCATCCGAGGATCGTCGCGCGCGCACGAACCGACGTGGCAACGGGTCGCTTCGTTGTCGATATCATCGACAACGGCAAGGGCCTGCCGACGGAGAACCGGCACCGGATTCTGGAGCCATACATGACGATGCGCGAGAAGGGCACGGGCCTGGGGCTCGCCATCGTGAAGAAGATCATCGAGGACCATGGCGGACAATTGGAATTGCACGACGCGCCGGCCGATTTCGACGGCGGTGTCGGGGCGATGATCCGCGTGGTTCTGCCGCCTGCCGGAGAAACCGGGGGCGAAGACAGTTTGAAGGATAAGGGTGCGAGCGATGGCCGCTGA